Genomic window (Rathayibacter sp. VKM Ac-2760):
GGGGCGACGAGCACCTCGGTGAAGATCTCCTTCACCGTCTCGGCCATGGCGAGGGTGACGGTGCGGTTCGCGGCGATGACGCCGCCGAAGGCGGACACCGGGTCGCACTCGTGGGCGCGGCGGTGGGCGGACGCGATCGGGTCGATCGCCTTCGCTCCGGCGATGGCGATGCCGCACGGGTTGGCGTGCTTGATGATCGCGACGGCGGGGAGGACGAAGTCGTAGGCCGCGCGGACGGCCGCGTCCGCGTCGACGTAGTTGTTGTAGGACATCTCCTTGCCGTGCAGCTGGCGCGCCTGGGCGATGCCGGTGCCGTCGGGCGAGACGTAGAGCGCCGCCTTCTGGTGCGAGTTCTCGCCGTAGCGGAGCACCTGCTGCCGGGTGCCGCGGATCTCGACCGAGCCGGGGAACTCCGACTCGCCGCCCGCCTCCTGCCCGGCGAACCAGGCGGCGACGGCGGAGTCGTAGGAGGCGGTGTGCGCGAAGGCGCGCGCGGCGAGGGTGCGGCGGGCGGCGAGGGTCGTGCCGGTGCCGAGGGAGGCGACGATCCCGGCGTAGTCGGCCGGATCGACGACGATCGCGACGTTCGCATGGTTCTTGGCCGAGGCGCGGACGAGCGCGGGCCCGCCGATGTCGATGTTCTCGACCACGGTCGCCGCGTCGGCGCCGCCGGCGACGGTCTCGCGGAACGGGTAGAGGTTCACGACGACGAGCTCGAACGGCGCGATCTCGAGCTGCTCGAGCTGCTCGCGGTGCGAGGCGAGGCGGACGTCGGCGAGGATGCCGGCGTGCACGCCCGGGTGCAGGGTCTTCACCCGGCCGTCGAGCGACTCCGGGAAGCCGGTGACGGCGGAGACGTCGGTCACGGCGTGGCCCGCGTCGCGGATGGTCGCGGCGGTGGACCCGGTCGAGACCAGCTCGACGCCGGCGCCGGCGAGCGCCGCGGCCAGCTCGAGCAGCCCGGTCTTGTCGCTGACCGAGATCAGCGCCCGGCGGACGGGGACGACGTCGCGGTCGTCGTAGCTGCTGGGGTCGTGTGCGGTGATGCTCATGCGCGGGCGAGCTCCTCGAGGTCGACGGTTCCGTGGGCGATGTCGAGCACCGTCTGCACCAGCAGGCGACGCTCGATGGTCTTGATGCGCTCGTGCAGCGCGGGCTCGCTCTCGCCGGGGAGCACGGCGAGGCTCTCCTGGGCGATGACCGGGCCGGTGTCGACGCCGGTGTCGATGACGTGCACCGTCACTCCGGTCTCGGTGGCGCCGGCGGCGAGGGCGTCGCGGACGGCGTGCGCGCCGGGGAAGAGCGGCAGCAGCGCGGGATGCGTGTTGATCATCCGCGGGCTGAGGGCGTCGACGACGACGGGCGGGAGGATCCGCATGAAGCCGGCGCAGACCACGAGGTCCGGCTGCCAGCCCCGGATCTGCTCGAGCAGCTCCGCGCCCCACGCGTCGCGGGAGGCGAAGGTGCTCGGCGTGACGGTGAAGGAGGGGACGTCGTGCGCCTCGGCGTGCCGCAGCCCGTCGGCGTCGGTGTCGCTGCCGACCGCCACGACGCGGGCGGGGAAGCGGTCGTCGCGCGTCGCCTCGAGCAGCGCGCGGAGGTTGGAGCCACCGCCGGAGATGAGGACGACCAACTTCAGCACTGCGCAAGTCTAGGGGGACGCCTCCGCGGGCGACCACCGGGCGCTCAGTCGCGGCGCAGCCGCCCGGAGGCGAGCCCGAGGCCCGCGGCGAGCGCCAGCTCGAGCGCCGCGAGGGCCCCGACGAGCAGCGGATCGGGGCCGACCTGCGCGAGGCGCCCCGGCCAGCCGCGCCGGCCGAGAACCAGGCGAGCAGGCCGAGCAGCAGCCCGCCCACCACGCCGATGCCGCCCGCCGCGGCAGCACCCCAGCGCAGCAGCGACCGGCCGTCGAGCCCGTCGACGACCGCCGCGCGCATCCGCCAGCCCGCGACGAACCCGGCGAGCAGCGGGACGAGCAGGCCGAGGAAGCCGAACGAGAGCTCGCCCTGCGGCAGCGCGGCGAGCACCGGGATCGACGGGATCGGGCCGAGCAGCGTGCCCGCCGGCGCCACCGAGGAGCCGGCGCCGATCGCGAAGCCGGGGCCGATCAGCCAGCTCGCCGCCCAGATCACCAGGTTCGGCAGGAAGGCGAGCTGCCCGAGGGTGAGCGCCAGGCCGCCGAGCGCCTCGGTGCCCAGCCCCTCGTACAGCGCGACGACGGCGGCGTAGTCGGCGACCAGCAGCACCGCGACGAGCACGCCGGCCACCCCGATCACCGCCGCCGCCGCGAGGGTGCCCCCGCGCAGCGAGGTCAGCACGAGCGGCGCGGCCGGCTCGGGCAGGCGCCGCAGCGTCCGGTCGGCGAACGCGCCGATCGGGTCGCGCTCGCCGCTGCGGGCGGAGTGCGTCGCCGCGCCGATCACGACGCCGAGGGCGAAGACGAGCGGAGGGAGCAGCACGCCCTGCAGGGTGTCGATCCTCGCGACCGCGGTGGTCGCGCCGAGGGTGACCAGGAGCGAGAGGAGGAGGTAGGTGGCGATCGCGGAGCCGATGCCGAGCAGCCGGTAGGGCGACTCCTGCGCGCGGCGGCCGGTGCGGGCGCCGAGCAGGATCGCCAGGAGCGCGAAGGCCAGCGGCGCGATGGTCACGGCGAACGGCGCCGCGCCGTCCGGCAGGCCGAGTGCGAGTGGCGACTCGGGCGCGAAGGCCGCCCGCAGATCCGCGCCGTGGCCGAGCAGCCAGGCGTCGGCGGCGACCCGCCAGAACACGGTCCAGTCCACCGCCGTGTCGTACTGCACGGCCCAGAGGATCGTCAGGGGGACGAGGGGGATCGCGATGCCGATCAGCGCCGAGAGCGCGGCGTCGAAGGCGGCGAGGAGGGCGACGGTGATCCGGTTCATGAGCCTGTCGAGCCTATCGGCGGGCCCGGCCGCGACCGCTCAGCGACGCCCCGGGCGAGCGGCCACCGACCAGCGTCGGAAGCAGCGCCGAGGCGGGTGGGTCTCGATACGCCCCTCCGGGGCTACTCGACCAGCAGGCACACGGCCGGGCCGCGCTGATCGACGCGCGCCGGACGGCCCCGTCCTGCGGATCGACGCACGCCGGACGGCCCCATCCTGCTGATCGAGCAGCCCGCGCAGCGGGCGTATCGAGATCCACCCGCCTCGCAGGACGAGCCGTCCCCTAGGGTCGACCCGTGACGACGACCGGCACCCGCACCGAGCGCGGCCTCGACCGACTGGTGAACTTCACCGACGCGACGGTCGCCATCGCGATCACCTTCCTCGTGCTCCCGCTCGTCGACGTGGTCGAGGAGGGCGGCACGAGCGACCTCGGCGCGCTGCTGGCCGGCCACTACGGCACGCTCGCG
Coding sequences:
- the purH gene encoding bifunctional phosphoribosylaminoimidazolecarboxamide formyltransferase/IMP cyclohydrolase — encoded protein: MSITAHDPSSYDDRDVVPVRRALISVSDKTGLLELAAALAGAGVELVSTGSTAATIRDAGHAVTDVSAVTGFPESLDGRVKTLHPGVHAGILADVRLASHREQLEQLEIAPFELVVVNLYPFRETVAGGADAATVVENIDIGGPALVRASAKNHANVAIVVDPADYAGIVASLGTGTTLAARRTLAARAFAHTASYDSAVAAWFAGQEAGGESEFPGSVEIRGTRQQVLRYGENSHQKAALYVSPDGTGIAQARQLHGKEMSYNNYVDADAAVRAAYDFVLPAVAIIKHANPCGIAIAGAKAIDPIASAHRRAHECDPVSAFGGVIAANRTVTLAMAETVKEIFTEVLVAPGFEPEALEVLKTKKNLRLLQLPDFYAPVETEFKQISGGILLQQPDRFVGGPGEVSSGWELVAGEPADADTLLDLEFAWKACRAVKSNAILLAKGGASVGVGMGQVNRVDSCHLAVSRAGDRAPGSVAASDAFFPFADGLEVLLAAGVKAVVQPGGSVRDPEVIEAAKRAGVTMYTTGERHFFH
- the purN gene encoding phosphoribosylglycinamide formyltransferase; this encodes MLKLVVLISGGGSNLRALLEATRDDRFPARVVAVGSDTDADGLRHAEAHDVPSFTVTPSTFASRDAWGAELLEQIRGWQPDLVVCAGFMRILPPVVVDALSPRMINTHPALLPLFPGAHAVRDALAAGATETGVTVHVIDTGVDTGPVIAQESLAVLPGESEPALHERIKTIERRLLVQTVLDIAHGTVDLEELARA